One segment of Erigeron canadensis isolate Cc75 chromosome 2, C_canadensis_v1, whole genome shotgun sequence DNA contains the following:
- the LOC122587996 gene encoding amino acid transporter AVT6C-like translates to MSPISPENIVPLLPEHNVPTTSSKRPSVSGAVFNVSTSIIGAGIMSIPATLKVLGVIPAFVLIVVVALLVDVSVEFMLRFTHAGGSTTYAGLMKESFGWIGSVAVQINVMITNLGCLIIYLIIIGDVLSGDKSGEGSVHLGVLQEWFGIHWWNSRDVAILFIVVFIMLPLVLFRRVELLSMSSAVAVLLAVVFVGICSAMAVSAAVKGQSRSIRLLPQLDDQAAFFDLFTAIPVIVTAFTFHFNVHAIGMELRKPAAMASAVRISLILCALIYFSIGLFGYILFGNSIEADILVNFDQATGSMIGSVLNDIVRLSYAFHLMLVFPLLNFSLRTNIDELLFPNKSLLAKDTKRFLALTFILLATAYLIAMAIPNIWYFFQFLGSTSALFIAFIFPGALALRDVHGISSRKDKIIGATMIILAVVTSTIAISSNLGLGN, encoded by the exons atgtcACCAATAAGCCCGGAAAACATAGTCCCACTTTTACCGGAACATAATGTTCCAACGACCTCGTCGAAGCGGCCCTCGGTTTCGGGGGCTGTGTTTAATGTTTCGACGAGTATCATAGGTGCTGGAATCATGTCGATTCCAGCAACTCTTAAAGTGCTTGGTGTGATACCCGCGTTTGTGTTGATTGTTGTGGTCGCACTTTTGGTGGATGTTTCTGTTGAGTTCATGCTGAGATTTACGCATGCGGGTGGGTCCACCACGTATGCTGGCCTCATGAAGGAGTCGTTTGGATGGATTGGATCGGTTGCGGTGCAGATTAATGTTATGATCACCAATCTTGGCTGTTTGATCATTTATCTCATTATCATTG GGGATGTGCTCTCCGGGGATAAATCTGGAGAAGGTTCGGTACATTTGGGGGTTCTGCAAGAATGGTTTGGTATTCATTGGTGGAATTCACGAGATGTCGCTATCCTCTTTATTGTTGTGTTCATTATGCTTCCCTTGGTCTTATTCCGCCGTGTTG AATTGCTATCAATGAGCTCAGCAGTAGCGGTTCTGCTAGCTGTAGTGTTTGTTGGAATATGTTCAGCCATGGCCGTCTCTGCTGCAGTCAAAGGTCAATCAAGGAGCATTAGACTGTTACCTCAGTTAGACGATCAAGCTGCATTCTTCGATCTTTTTACTGCCATTCCTGTTATCGTTACAGCTTTTACTTTCCATTTCAATG TTCATGCAATTGGTATGGAGTTGCGCAAACCTGCGGCAATGGCATCTGCAGTCCGTATATCTCTAATACTTTGTGCTCTTATTTACTTCTCTATTGGACTATTTGGTTACATCCTATTCGGGAATTCAATTGAGGCTGACATTCTAGTAAACTTTGATCAAGCAACTGGCTCAATGATCGGTTCAGTATTGAATGACATTGTTCGCTTAAGCTATGCATTCCACTTGATGCTGGTGTTCCCTTTGTTGAACTTTTCTTTGAGGACCAACATTGATGAACTCCTTTTCCCAAATAAGTCTCTTCTTGCTAAAGACACCAAGAGATTTCTGGCCCTTACATTTATTCTGTTAGCGACGGCTTACCTTATTGCCATGGCCATTCCAAATATATGGTATTTCTTTCAGTTCTTGGGATCAACTTCAGCTTTATTCATTGCCTTCATTTTTCCAGGTGCACTCGCTCTAAG AGATGTTCATGGCATATCTTCAAGAAAGGACAAGATAATCGGAGCAACAATGATAATTTTGGCCGTTGTTACAAGCACAATTGCAATTTCATCAAACCTCGGCTTAGGCAACTAA